A part of Bacteroidia bacterium genomic DNA contains:
- a CDS encoding heavy metal translocating P-type ATPase yields the protein MSKSCCNEVLNSEQGKTSWLDKYRPYFPAVFSFALLATGIIVEQISPEIFKTELQLLVYGIAYYAVGKPVVWKALKKLFTADIFNEFFLMSLATIGAFAIGEYAEGVAVMLFYTVGELFQEAAVNKAKRSIESLLKLQVEEVTVLSNGKTEIKHPKEVEIGQVIQVKSGEKVALDGELLTEHAAFNTAALTGESVPDDKKRGDSVLAGMVNLNTLVEIKITSKYEDTKLSKILKLVQEATGRKAKTQRFITSFAKVYTPIVVFLAVALTFLPYFFTDTYVFNDWLYRALIFLVISCPCALVVSIPLGYFGGIGAASKNGILFKGSNYLDQVTKVDTVVMDKTGTLTKGIFEVQKVVSEEFDEKEFVKMVAALEVNSTHPIAQAIVEYAGEAYKEVSVTGVEEISGHGLKGKVNNNEILAGNSKLLDKFNVTYDKQLNNLTDTMVLVAIDGKYAGYITIADTLKEDAEAAIKALHEANIKEVIMLSGDKQVVVDKIAGQLGLDKAFGGLLPEDKVKEVERLKSEGRLVAFIGDGVNDAPVITVADVGMAMGGLGSDAAIETADVVIQTDHPSKIATAIKIGKATKRIVWQNIGLAFGVKLIVLVLGAGGLATMWEAVFADVGVALLAIFNAIRIQKMNFNK from the coding sequence ATGAGTAAAAGTTGTTGTAACGAAGTACTAAATAGTGAGCAGGGAAAAACTTCCTGGCTCGATAAATACCGTCCCTATTTTCCGGCAGTTTTCAGTTTTGCGCTGCTGGCAACTGGTATTATTGTGGAACAGATTAGCCCTGAAATATTTAAAACCGAATTGCAGCTATTGGTCTATGGTATAGCCTACTATGCCGTAGGGAAACCTGTTGTGTGGAAAGCGTTGAAAAAACTATTTACGGCAGATATATTCAATGAGTTTTTCCTAATGAGTTTAGCAACTATTGGTGCATTTGCCATTGGAGAATATGCCGAAGGCGTAGCCGTTATGCTATTTTATACCGTAGGTGAATTGTTTCAGGAAGCAGCCGTTAACAAAGCCAAACGCTCCATCGAATCCCTGCTTAAATTACAGGTAGAAGAAGTAACGGTTTTAAGTAATGGGAAAACAGAGATTAAGCATCCGAAGGAAGTGGAGATCGGGCAAGTGATACAAGTGAAATCTGGTGAAAAAGTAGCATTGGATGGAGAGCTGCTTACCGAACATGCAGCTTTTAATACCGCAGCACTTACCGGTGAATCAGTACCTGACGACAAGAAAAGAGGCGATAGTGTTTTAGCTGGCATGGTCAACCTGAATACACTGGTAGAAATAAAAATTACAAGTAAATATGAAGACACCAAACTGTCCAAAATTCTGAAACTGGTACAAGAAGCTACAGGCAGAAAAGCAAAAACTCAGCGATTCATTACCAGCTTTGCTAAAGTCTATACACCCATTGTGGTGTTCCTGGCAGTAGCATTAACCTTTTTGCCTTACTTTTTTACAGATACTTATGTCTTCAACGATTGGCTGTACCGGGCACTCATCTTCCTGGTTATATCCTGCCCCTGTGCATTGGTGGTATCTATTCCACTCGGATACTTTGGCGGTATCGGTGCAGCATCTAAAAACGGTATCTTGTTCAAAGGCTCCAATTACCTTGACCAGGTAACCAAAGTAGATACCGTAGTGATGGATAAAACCGGAACCCTCACCAAAGGAATCTTTGAAGTACAAAAGGTGGTTTCAGAAGAATTCGATGAAAAGGAATTTGTAAAAATGGTAGCAGCTCTGGAAGTAAACTCCACTCATCCCATAGCACAAGCCATTGTCGAATATGCAGGAGAGGCCTATAAGGAAGTTTCTGTTACGGGGGTTGAAGAAATATCTGGGCATGGGTTAAAGGGGAAAGTGAACAACAACGAAATCCTTGCAGGTAACAGCAAATTGCTCGACAAGTTTAATGTAACCTACGACAAGCAATTAAATAACCTGACCGACACAATGGTTTTGGTGGCTATTGATGGCAAGTATGCCGGATACATTACTATTGCAGACACCCTGAAAGAGGATGCAGAAGCAGCTATCAAGGCCCTGCATGAAGCCAACATAAAAGAGGTAATCATGCTTTCGGGTGATAAGCAGGTAGTGGTGGATAAAATTGCAGGTCAACTGGGATTGGATAAAGCCTTTGGAGGATTGTTGCCCGAAGACAAAGTGAAAGAGGTAGAACGACTGAAAAGTGAAGGCCGTTTGGTCGCTTTTATTGGCGATGGCGTAAATGATGCTCCCGTTATTACCGTTGCCGATGTAGGAATGGCAATGGGGGGATTGGGAAGCGATGCAGCCATTGAAACAGCCGATGTCGTGATTCAAACCGATCATCCTTCTAAAATTGCTACTGCTATCAAAATAGGTAAAGCAACCAAACGTATTGTGTGGCAAAATATAGGACTGGCCTTTGGCGTGAAGCTGATTGTTCTGGTATTGGGAGCTGGCGGATTGGCAACTATGTGGGAGGCTGTTTTTGCTGATGTGGGAGTGGCACTTTTAGCAATATTCAATGCAATTCGGATACAGAAAATGAATTTCAATAAATAA
- a CDS encoding M15 family metallopeptidase, protein MAVQVDKKVVFMGVGILVGVIGIAIASRWLYKKLDIQTKLKLRQLRPEVRKKVEKFLIKAQKAGIPLKVTSAYRDCEEQNKLYAQGRTAPGGIVTNAKCGQSDHNVGVAIDIVPIVDGRANYKVPESVWNTLGVIGESVGLSWGGRWTSFKDRPHFYDRGGKSIAQLWTEQQNLANLA, encoded by the coding sequence ATGGCAGTTCAGGTAGATAAAAAGGTAGTCTTTATGGGGGTTGGTATCCTTGTGGGTGTCATTGGTATTGCTATTGCAAGTCGTTGGCTTTACAAGAAATTGGATATTCAAACCAAGTTAAAGCTCCGTCAACTTCGACCTGAAGTAAGAAAGAAGGTCGAGAAGTTTCTTATCAAAGCTCAAAAGGCAGGCATCCCACTAAAAGTAACCAGTGCCTATCGTGATTGTGAAGAGCAAAACAAACTCTATGCACAAGGACGAACAGCTCCCGGAGGAATTGTTACCAATGCCAAATGCGGACAGTCGGATCACAATGTAGGAGTAGCAATAGATATTGTTCCTATTGTGGATGGACGAGCGAATTACAAAGTGCCTGAATCGGTATGGAATACCCTTGGAGTTATTGGTGAAAGTGTTGGTCTTTCCTGGGGAGGTCGATGGACTTCTTTTAAAGACCGTCCACATTTTTACGACCGAGGTGGTAAATCCATTGCACAGCTTTGGACTGAACAACAAAACTTAGCAAACCTAGCATAA
- a CDS encoding peptidoglycan-binding domain-containing protein, producing MKKETFKLDNKMLWIGAGLAVTAAGFGVWYFLKKRKEKQQFAASIKGTTTSSSSSGVRSFSCMYSDSSFPLKFGTCGTNVKKLQNYLNSKGSGLDTDGKFGPKTEAAVQKVFGTKTVSQEKFKTIS from the coding sequence ATGAAGAAAGAGACATTCAAATTAGATAATAAAATGCTATGGATCGGAGCTGGACTGGCAGTTACAGCAGCAGGTTTTGGCGTATGGTATTTTCTGAAAAAACGAAAAGAGAAACAGCAATTTGCTGCAAGCATTAAAGGAACAACCACTTCGAGCAGTTCATCAGGAGTTCGCTCATTTAGTTGTATGTATTCTGATAGCAGCTTCCCATTGAAATTCGGAACCTGTGGAACCAATGTGAAGAAGCTTCAAAACTACCTGAACTCAAAAGGATCGGGATTAGATACTGATGGCAAGTTTGGTCCGAAAACAGAAGCAGCTGTTCAGAAGGTATTTGGCACTAAAACCGTGTCTCAGGAGAAGTTTAAAACCATAAGCTAA
- a CDS encoding N-acetylmuramoyl-L-alanine amidase — MGKLNYLVIHCTASPEGKELTKDDIIRMHTNPKHLGGRGWNRPGYSDIVYLDGELVNIIPFNQDDQVDPWEISNGVRGINGNSRHVVYVGGVDERGEKPKDTRTNEQKSTLETYVKFMVLRHPHIQVLGHNQAPGASKACPSFDVPKWLESIGISEKNIYKEED, encoded by the coding sequence ATGGGAAAATTAAATTATCTGGTCATTCACTGTACCGCAAGTCCTGAAGGAAAAGAGCTTACTAAGGACGATATTATTCGCATGCACACCAACCCAAAACATTTGGGAGGAAGAGGTTGGAATCGTCCGGGATATTCCGACATCGTGTACCTCGATGGAGAGCTTGTAAACATCATACCATTCAACCAAGATGACCAAGTGGATCCATGGGAAATATCCAATGGAGTGCGTGGTATCAATGGCAATTCAAGGCATGTAGTCTATGTAGGTGGCGTTGATGAAAGGGGTGAAAAGCCAAAAGACACAAGAACTAATGAGCAAAAAAGCACTTTAGAAACCTATGTAAAGTTCATGGTACTTCGCCATCCGCATATTCAGGTTTTAGGACATAACCAAGCTCCCGGAGCAAGCAAAGCTTGTCCAAGTTTTGATGTTCCTAAGTGGTTGGAAAGCATCGGTATTTCAGAGAAGAACATTTACAAAGAAGAAGACTAA
- a CDS encoding YncE family protein, translating into MNSKQKIGLLGALAVVGTGYFLFKNDKDEKSISTSDKETKLHGDDTESNFIGISNARIHQALMAQNPNYATAYKKDLKTWGTVSGVMDVSNDFDEAKRKKRKLKAFAQKALEVQKSYKEKAAHLPEISKTQITLTNNGTSVRTINLWGANMGTSISKPLPGDVQDHKVNQEVQTGIHPQNVGFNSFNGLLYVANQLSDSITIMDTSGAIVKTVALGSVYPGFVSPVDVAFNPSNGEAWVVCSVENTVKILDASHNIIQTIPVGNRPTSIAYNPENSCFYVSNLLDNTLSKIDSTTYNIVATLNTGEDPITVSVWTEQGSVWVSNSTSDSVSVFDAADILLNEINATGDYPTEFTTTTSSLFLIAKNSNELLELNPETQNIENTYPLGFQPSGIVYNPVNGFLYVLSSQTGLTYIYSTTGTLSETLSLNNAPNIGIAALPSGEVFTTNTSGGNLAFIDYSESSSDITINESYPEKRAEFQFKPALVKHAKFVFSDENRASGLKLIHQSPTGKQHVTPISFNNYKSPQNYLDVAEVTAVRGDVIDGKSTWEFKIAPGQTITILVYYKQLQFKYLIPTIKI; encoded by the coding sequence ATGAACAGCAAGCAAAAAATAGGGTTATTGGGAGCTTTGGCGGTGGTTGGCACAGGTTATTTCCTTTTCAAAAACGATAAGGACGAAAAGTCAATAAGTACCTCAGACAAAGAAACTAAGTTGCACGGTGATGATACCGAAAGCAACTTTATTGGTATTTCCAATGCTCGCATTCATCAGGCATTGATGGCTCAAAACCCCAACTATGCTACAGCCTATAAAAAGGATCTAAAGACATGGGGAACGGTGTCAGGTGTGATGGATGTTTCCAATGACTTTGATGAAGCCAAACGCAAGAAAAGGAAATTAAAAGCCTTCGCCCAAAAAGCATTGGAAGTTCAGAAGAGCTATAAAGAAAAGGCAGCTCATTTACCTGAAATATCCAAAACACAAATTACCCTTACCAATAATGGTACTTCGGTTAGAACCATCAATTTGTGGGGAGCCAATATGGGTACTTCAATTAGTAAACCTTTGCCCGGAGATGTTCAGGATCACAAAGTAAATCAAGAAGTACAAACAGGCATACATCCTCAAAATGTAGGTTTCAATTCGTTCAATGGCTTACTCTATGTAGCTAATCAGTTAAGCGATAGTATTACTATCATGGATACATCGGGAGCAATTGTAAAAACAGTTGCTTTAGGTAGTGTTTATCCCGGATTTGTTTCTCCGGTGGATGTTGCTTTTAACCCTTCCAATGGAGAAGCGTGGGTAGTATGTTCGGTTGAGAATACTGTTAAAATACTGGATGCTTCGCACAATATCATTCAAACCATTCCAGTAGGCAATCGACCAACTTCCATTGCTTACAATCCTGAAAATAGCTGTTTTTATGTGAGCAATTTATTGGATAACACCTTATCCAAAATTGACAGTACCACCTACAATATAGTGGCAACTTTAAATACTGGAGAGGATCCAATAACAGTTTCGGTATGGACTGAACAAGGATCGGTGTGGGTAAGCAATTCAACTTCAGATTCGGTGAGTGTATTTGATGCAGCTGATATTCTGCTAAATGAAATAAACGCCACAGGAGATTATCCAACGGAATTTACCACAACTACAAGCAGTCTATTTTTAATAGCCAAGAACAGTAATGAATTACTGGAGCTCAATCCTGAAACCCAAAATATTGAAAACACTTATCCATTAGGATTTCAACCAAGTGGAATAGTCTATAATCCGGTTAATGGATTTTTATACGTGTTGAGCAGTCAAACTGGCTTAACCTATATTTATTCTACTACCGGAACACTTTCAGAAACTTTGTCACTAAACAATGCACCTAACATTGGTATAGCTGCATTACCGAGTGGTGAGGTATTTACAACTAATACAAGTGGTGGCAACCTTGCTTTTATCGATTATTCTGAAAGCAGTAGTGACATCACCATTAATGAAAGTTACCCTGAAAAACGAGCGGAATTTCAGTTCAAACCTGCACTGGTGAAGCATGCCAAATTTGTGTTTTCAGATGAAAACCGAGCGAGTGGCTTAAAACTGATTCACCAAAGTCCAACAGGGAAACAACACGTTACCCCGATTTCATTCAACAATTACAAAAGTCCGCAAAACTACCTCGATGTAGCAGAAGTAACAGCCGTTCGTGGTGATGTGATTGATGGTAAATCGACATGGGAGTTTAAGATAGCTCCCGGACAGACCATTACCATTTTGGTCTATTACAAACAGCTTCAATTCAAATACTTAATACCAACAATTAAAATTTAA